Genomic window (Musa acuminata AAA Group cultivar baxijiao chromosome BXJ1-9, Cavendish_Baxijiao_AAA, whole genome shotgun sequence):
TCTTATGTATATTATATGCTCTTTTGTTTGATTTGTAGTAGGTTTATTCATCTTGGTTACAATGACCACTTTGCTATCTAATTAACCTTTCTgactattttttatcattaatttttcTTAAGCCTTTCCTACTGTTTTTAGTCATTAATGTTTCTCAATCCCTCCTGACTATTTTCATTCCAGCAGTTTCCTGGAAGTCAATCTCTGTTGAAATTATCTCATTCCCTGATTATCGTTAATTATGCCACCAAAGTTACTGTTGTACTGATTGAGCCTGATGTTGCAAAAGTCATGTATCAGCATATCATTTTTACTAGGCTACTAAGTTTATAGCTTTTAATGTTCTTATTGGTGCTCATATTTTCAGATCCATCAGGAGAATTTTGTCAGGAGAAAAAGGTCTTGTACAAGCTGATTTCAGGATTGCATTCTTCCATCTCGGTTCACATAGCTTCTGATTATCTCCTTGATGAAACTGACAACTTGGTTATTCCTAACTCATGCTTATGCTCTGCATTGTTATTAGTCATGTTTAGGGTGCATTTAGTTGTATGTTCTTATTTTTGGGATAGGTTTTATGACATTTCAATTCTTTTCTTGATCACAGTGGGGTGAAAATCTTGAGTTGTTGTATGATCGAGTACTGAAGCACCCAGAGCGTGTGAGAAACTTGTACTTCACCTTTTTGTTTGTTCTCCGGGCAGTTACAAAGGTGATTTTCTTGCATGTTGCATTTTCTTCCTTTTGAAAAAACACTTGATACCGCTATGCAGTGATCCCTAAATCTCATCATGATTTATCATGGTTGTTGTGACTTCgttcaagaattcaacatatctcCAAGATGTATCCAATTAATATCAGCATTATGTCATGTAACATGCACAATGAGGTTTCTGTCTTTCATCAGAACATGTCTATTCTTGTTGCTGCTGTTATAGTTTTCTGTTTTTGACATTTCCACTGCACATTTTGAATGTATAGTTCCTTTTACCATGTCCTTGGTGTAACTTTGCATGCTCATTGATGCATGagaataaacgattggaatgaatcaTTTGTGTTAGTTGATATGAtgctaaatattttatgaatgtcTCCCGGACACACATGGAGAGAGAGGCATTAGTTACCAAAACAAATGCATTTAAGTTAGTTTTTATTGCTAACTGTGTCAAGATGCTGTCTCATAATTTTGGTGGAATTAATATAGTTACAGTTTACTACAAAGTGAAAGTTATTCTTTAGACCAATAGTTTGTACTGGGGTAATAATGGGGAATCCATCCCTATTTCGAACTCAGACCCTGCTTTTCCATCTTCAGTCCTAAGCACAACCAGGATGAGAATCTGAATGTCTTTATCAGAGTTCAAACTGACATCACCTGTACACCCATGGGATGGGGTTATTTACCACCACCTTGTGCAATTAATTACAACAGTATTGTTGATGGACATACTTTACTCCATAGTATCAATAGGTTTTATTTACTAGTCAATTAATATTTTTActgtcatgacataaaaattttcTCCATGGTATGTATAAACATTTCACTTACTGCATCACATTGCTCCAGTGATGACAATATTTATTCTCAACTTGCTTGCAGTTAGTTATATGGATACTTTCCAACCATTTGTCTCTGTCAAGTGCAACATCTTCAAATAGTCCAACAGTCATATCTTGCCTTTGTATCTGTTTTTCTCTCAAGTTCTATGATTTTCCACTTCTTCTCTCAAAACCTTGaacttttttatatttcttttttaatgGTGTATGTAAAGGAGGCCACATACTATTACAATGTTAGGATTTTTTCCTAATATAAATTTACAAAACTGTGATTTTATTTCCAATTTATTTTTTTCACAAAAGAAAAGGTTCTTTAGCCCCTAACTTATTAtatgtttatttttatataataacgcCTCCTTCTCTGCCTGTGTACCGGTTTGTATAACCAATATTGTCATACCTCTCAAATTTTCTCCTAGCATAATTTTTCCTCTATATCTTTTCTTCATTTGGGTGACTCTTTTGCATGATGCTAATCTAGGGTTTATTACCCAAAATGAATCCAGAAGAATACtagttaattattttaaattcattTCACTTAGTGCATTATCaatgttaaaattttatattgtacaatcataataatttttcttaTGCATGTTCAAGGATGAGAAAgaattactaactttgaactcctTGTATTGCTTGGTCTTTTCATAATTATGCAACCAAATTCCATTATTCCATAAATAGTCATTCAAAGATATATTTTGCATCTTTCAAGTTTTCACTAGTTTCAGATGCTTAATGGATCTGTGTTGCCATCCGCATTTTTGACAGTTCTCTGTTACTCTCATCTTTTGGTTTCAATGCGGATGCATGCTGAGGCTGTTTCAAAGTGTATATTCTGCATCTTTTCATTTGTCTCTAGTCTTACTTGCTATATGGATCTCGGTTATTATACTAGCGCTTCTCTGGATCCATGTGTATCTATCACATCATCCTTCTTCTTTATGTGTCACAGGCTCCAGATTATTTAGAACAGGCTGAGTATAACACAGGCAACTTAGAAGAAGATCTTAAAACACAATCATTAGTGAGGCAACTAGTCTACAATCCCAAATTACAAACTGCTTGCCCACTGCCATTTGATGAGGCCAAACTCTGGCAAGGTGAGAGTGGGCCTGAACTGAAGCAGCAAATTCAGAAGCAATTCAGAAATATCAGGTTTAAATATTAAACTTGGCATATTATGATTGTAAAAGCTAGAACCATCAAACTGATGGGACCCATAATCAATTGCAGTGCGTTGATGGATTGTGTTGGATGTGAGAAATGCCGCCTTTGGGGGAAACTTCAGATTCTTGGTCTGGGCACAGCTTTGAAGATTCTGTTTTCTGTTGATCACCAAAACTATATTAATCAGCAGGTACATATCTTTCTTCATTACAATGGTTATGCACTAAGATGATGCTTATGTTTGCACTAGCAAAAGTGGGCTTAGTTTGATCATTAATCATATGTGACAACATACAAAATCTCTGTGTGcttgtgtgtgtgtatgtttttttcttcttttttttgagtGGAGAACATGGTtgtgaaaatataataaacaacccAAAAAAGTTGTGGTCGATCAACCAAATTTTTTGGGATCATCTAAGTACTAAAATCATGAAGTTCTGATGTAAACTGATGAGTAAAAATGAATTCTGGTAATATGACATATAATTCCATCAACGTCAAACAACTTAAGAGCCTTTTTATCTTGCAAAAGTTTATTTATGTTTTTGTAGTTACTCTCCAGGGTTCTTCTGGTcttgtatttttatatatttggTTGGTCTTGGGAAATCATTTAAATCACATAGCTCACATTAATGGTGGATCTTTGCTGGTCTTTCAGCTGCAGCTCCAACGAAATGAAGTAATTGCTCTGATGAACCTTCTAAATAGGCTGTCGGAATCTGTTAAATTTGTCCATGACAAGGGGCCATATGCTGAGAGAATCGTGGGAGGGAAGATTTCTTCTCCTACCAGCAAGAACAGCTTATAGACAGCAATAGTTCTAGCTATTTTAGTAAGATTTCTTTTTCCTCTGCTGTCTCTGTTTGAATGAGTGCATTTAATTTGTAATCTCAATCTTATCTTCCTTTTTGAACTTTCAGAATGCTGATTATATGACAGTTTTGGATACGTGAATTTTTTGGACCACATTATAGTGGTGATGAGAGCTGCCTATTTATAGTTTTTGGGGTGATCCTGGGGAGATCTACCACCTTTCTTTGCGGTAGATGACTCCGACGCAGAAAGAAACAAAGATGTAGAGATGCTCCACAGAAGATCGATACAAGCATTCATCTCAATCGAGAGCTATGATGTGTGACTTGCTAAATCGAAGTACTGTAACTTGCATGAGACTTTCAAGCTTATTGTACTGTGTACAAACGATTACCCCAAACAAACTGCTAAATTATACTAGGTTTTTTGGAACTTCAAAGCAATTGTTCTTGCTCTGGATATTCCTTATGGCAAGATTCTTTTGGAACTTCCTGTCATGCCTTTCTGACATGGGAACAAATTTTGATTACCCTATATTCTCGAGGGATGAGTAGTAGACGCTAAACTTTACAATCCACCATGGAAGAGAGAAAGTTGTAATCTTCTGGCTTTTCAAAATATATCTGGCATTCAAACTCATTCATGGTGGTATTACtactagactacctatcattgccACTATGATTATTGCTGTAATATTTTTTGGGAATTTTAAGAccaatttttatttgtgcatcaccaTTTGTCAATGTACTTGAAAGGTGAAATCTCAAACATATTATCCTTTATGCAGCTGTTCTCTATCATTGTTATAGTTGAGTTTGATCAGTCTGCATGCAGTTCTACTTATGTTTACTTCAGCTTTAGCATCAGAGTTAATCGAACACATCAAAATCTTATATGATGGAAACTGGGATTATTTTTGTTGAAGATCCAAACAAATATCTTTCTCATTATTCTATAAGGATGTGGATGGATATTGCCAAATGAGTCCATGCTACAATCTCAAGCTCTAGAATTATTACAGCATCTCCATGCAAAACATGCTTCTTCTTACCCAAATCAGTGATGGTGACAAAaggaatcaaacaaaatatgagtGAAAACAATGAAGATGAAGCTCAATGACCGGGCGGGCACGGTCCGCTGCCGCCGCTGGATCCATTGGTGCAATTTGAAGGAACAGAAGATCCATTGTCGCCTTTTGGCAGTGATTGGAACATTTCCAGAATCACCATCTTCCCAAATCGCGTTGCTTCCGCAGGGGATTGGAAGCTGAAGAGCAGCAAGATGAAGACTATGGCTGTCACTTCGGGCAGGTTTCTCCTCACAGAACTCATTGCTGTTGCTAATGCCTTCAAGCAAGAACAAAGATGAGGTAGGTGGATGAGGAAACTTGATGCATAGATGAATGGAGAAGGGGATGCATATATAGAATCTGCCATCAGTGTGCGGTTCAAATCTATTGAAGTGTTTGACCCGGATAGAGAACTCTTTGCATACGTTAAGGAAGCAGCAAGGCAATGTTGTCTTTGAATTGCATCAGTTGAAATGGTCTTCTTCTTTGTGTGTGGTTGGAAGTCCTACACTAACAATGGAAGAGAGTTCAGATTTTTCCTATGGCCCAGAAGTCGGATGACAGAAAACTTTGATGAAACATGAAACATAGTTGTCAGTATTGGATCATGGAAAATTCCTTAAATGGCCACTCTCTACATAAATGTTTTTGATTCAGCTGCATGTGAATGGCAATGACATTCATGGAACAGAAAGCTAATAGAATAACTTTTGTTAATGATCCAAAAGAATTTTTGTGTCTGCATTAGTGGAATTACTAATATTTCTTATGCAGGGAAAAGTTTATTTTCATCTTGTTTTTTTTTGGCATAGGTTTGTATGTTTTGGGAAACAACTACAAATATTCTTACTTTTCGATAAGTTTCTTTTGGTTATATTTATGTTGATGGAAATTAATCACATAATTTCATGGAGCTCATAGGCAAAACTTAGTTCATCAGATTATTATTGTAACCTGTGGTCATCAATGTTGTTTGCTTTCAAGAATCACTAGTGATCAGCAATATCTTTTCATTAGAATATTTGGAGTGTCTACATTTGTGGCATTGAATGGATTCACCACTATTACAATGTATGGTATGAATTCATGCAACCAGAaacagagtcatcaatgtacatgaagaggaccagAAGTGATGTCAAGATGTATGAATGAATCCTCCTTTAGAATGAACTCCTTTGACCAGATGACACAACATTTTCTTGGTAAAAGTCAGGAGATTGAAGGCAATAGTTGATTGGAAACTCCCAAATAAAGATGATGTCGTGAAATGTCTGAAGCTGCACAAACTCAGATGAAGAAATTTCCTCGAGATCTTATCGTCAACATCCACATAGTTGATTGGAAAAAGTAATACAAGTCAACACCAATGCGGACTTAGCAGTGGTTGACCTCTGGTCAAAGTTATATGTTGACCATGAGCAGACTCCTGGTCAAATCAACTAGAAGAGTCATGCTGAAGAACAAACAAATATGAAGACTCAGTGATTGTTGGTAATGTCCAAATTCTTTCAGGTTTTGGTGCATCTTCTTTTGCAACAAATTTCTTTCATCTGAAATAGTATTGTGTAGAGTTGCTATTTTCCTATACTATATATACAGTC
Coding sequences:
- the LOC135593785 gene encoding endoplasmic reticulum oxidoreductin-1-like isoform X1, which gives rise to MEGARNGGGRTRWRWGWVVGALIAVLLATAATSRNSPRNPLSGITSKLCQCTESRKYTGIVEDCCCDYETVDSLNKEVLHPILQDLVTTPFFRYFKVKLWCDCPFWPDDGMCRLRDCSVCECPESEFPEPFKKPLHGLSADDLKCQEGKPQATVDRTLDNKIFRGWIEVDNPWTYDDETDNGSASSMLAEMTYVNLQLNPERYTGYTGPSARRIWETIYTENCPKYPSGEFCQEKKVLYKLISGLHSSISVHIASDYLLDETDNLWGENLELLYDRVLKHPERVRNLYFTFLFVLRAVTKAPDYLEQAEYNTGNLEEDLKTQSLVRQLVYNPKLQTACPLPFDEAKLWQGESGPELKQQIQKQFRNISALMDCVGCEKCRLWGKLQILGLGTALKILFSVDHQNYINQQLQLQRNEVIALMNLLNRLSESVKFVHDKGPYAERIVGGKISSPTSKNSL
- the LOC135593785 gene encoding endoplasmic reticulum oxidoreductin-1-like isoform X2, which encodes MEGARNGGGRTRWRWGWVVGALIAVLLATAATSRNSPRNPLSGITSKLCQCTESRKYTGIVEDCCCDYETVDSLNKEVLHPILQDLVTTPFFRYFKVKLWCDCPFWPDDGMCRLRDCSVCECPESEFPEPFKKPLHGLSADDLKCQEGKPQATVDRTLDNKIFRGWIEVDNPWTYDDETDNAEMTYVNLQLNPERYTGYTGPSARRIWETIYTENCPKYPSGEFCQEKKVLYKLISGLHSSISVHIASDYLLDETDNLWGENLELLYDRVLKHPERVRNLYFTFLFVLRAVTKAPDYLEQAEYNTGNLEEDLKTQSLVRQLVYNPKLQTACPLPFDEAKLWQGESGPELKQQIQKQFRNISALMDCVGCEKCRLWGKLQILGLGTALKILFSVDHQNYINQQLQLQRNEVIALMNLLNRLSESVKFVHDKGPYAERIVGGKISSPTSKNSL